In a single window of the Nodularia spumigena CCY9414 genome:
- a CDS encoding AAA-like domain-containing protein yields the protein MQLQSKNQLRRRGATLTAQGFKKLNQAKAEVEIQQNFKRYTLEALSEKTGLTPNTLSKVFNSATGVDKRTLECCFNAFNLTLLKDDYLYLESDKDNLGKIGSMSTNENCCSIEPVCDSRTNPPQTHRVERFPKGRQSRTPDDLQLRPTTVPGGQMPLDSVFYIDRPILESLCYEAIQEPGALVNIRAPKQMGKTSLMTSILAYCNSLGNRTVSLNLQLANDEILQNLERFLQWFCVRASKQLDLPVAIALCSMATFWDNSLGSKSNATDYLEEILLAKLNRAGSPRENRSLVIAIDELNELFAYPDIAREFLLLLRTWSERAKESDADINPWHRLRLVTVHSTEILMPPSINPSLLNTGLVIELPEFTPAQVQELANRWGEEMTVQQIEQLITLLGGHPYRLQLAFYHLHQQTITLEELLENSAFTTTIYAEHLEQQWWNLQRYPDLLPLFTEIVRQSNLVYSEAVQASQLYKMGLMHLHGKMSSLACELFRPFFGDRLL from the coding sequence ATGCAATTACAATCAAAAAATCAACTACGGCGGCGGGGTGCGACTTTAACTGCTCAAGGCTTCAAGAAACTCAATCAGGCAAAAGCTGAGGTAGAAATTCAGCAAAACTTTAAGCGATACACTCTCGAAGCCCTCAGTGAAAAAACAGGTTTAACCCCCAATACCCTCAGCAAGGTCTTTAATTCCGCAACTGGAGTCGATAAGCGAACCTTGGAGTGCTGCTTCAATGCCTTTAATCTAACTTTGTTAAAGGACGATTATCTCTACCTGGAGTCAGATAAAGACAATCTTGGCAAGATTGGCTCAATGTCCACCAATGAAAACTGTTGTTCCATCGAACCAGTCTGCGATTCTCGCACCAATCCCCCTCAAACCCACAGAGTGGAACGATTCCCGAAGGGACGGCAGAGCCGAACGCCTGACGATCTGCAACTTCGTCCCACAACCGTACCAGGAGGGCAGATGCCCCTGGATTCTGTCTTTTACATTGACCGTCCCATCCTCGAATCCCTCTGTTATGAAGCCATCCAGGAACCTGGTGCGCTGGTCAACATCCGCGCTCCCAAGCAAATGGGCAAAACCTCCCTCATGACCAGCATCCTGGCTTACTGTAACTCCCTGGGCAATCGCACTGTTTCCCTGAATTTGCAACTTGCCAACGACGAGATTTTACAGAACCTAGAACGCTTCCTACAATGGTTCTGTGTCAGAGCCAGCAAGCAGTTAGACTTGCCAGTTGCCATTGCCCTTTGTTCAATGGCAACTTTTTGGGATAACTCCTTGGGTAGCAAATCCAACGCCACGGACTACTTAGAGGAGATTCTCTTAGCCAAACTCAATCGCGCAGGGTCTCCAAGAGAGAATCGCTCCCTGGTGATTGCCATCGATGAACTCAACGAGCTTTTTGCCTACCCGGACATTGCTCGTGAATTTCTCCTACTTTTGCGAACCTGGTCTGAGCGAGCCAAAGAAAGCGATGCAGACATTAATCCTTGGCACAGGCTGCGACTGGTGACGGTTCATTCTACTGAAATCCTGATGCCTCCCTCGATCAATCCCTCACTATTGAATACTGGGCTGGTTATTGAGTTACCTGAGTTTACCCCGGCTCAGGTGCAGGAATTGGCAAATCGGTGGGGAGAGGAAATGACGGTGCAACAAATTGAGCAATTGATTACCCTTTTGGGAGGACATCCCTATCGCTTGCAGTTGGCTTTTTATCACCTACATCAGCAGACAATAACCCTGGAAGAACTGTTAGAAAATTCTGCATTCACCACTACCATCTATGCAGAGCATCTAGAACAACAATGGTGGAACCTGCAACGCTATCCCGATTTATTACCATTGTTTACAGAAATCGTCAGGCAATCAAATCTTGTATATTCTGAGGCGGTGCAAGCCTCTCAGTTGTACAAGATGGGGTTAATGCATTTGCATGGTAAAATGTCAAGTCTCGCCTGCGAGTTATTTCGGCCATTTTTTGGCGATCGCCTGTTGTAA
- a CDS encoding L-histidine N(alpha)-methyltransferase — MIPKKTYSNSQSCSDVSQNITRIVEPSFEFYSVFSQTEVLELIKALDVRREIPLKYAYKGGGAKIWHNFYQKYIIPKWYQPANVEIDLLQQNFAYITGSYQSCQKINIVDVGAGNSYPVKKFISQLKKLGKINKYIALDISQELLKVSKANFTKWFPKIDFDSCTVDIENSPISPEILGNFNSMQIKDIANIFLHLGVTIGNHQDRNRVWQNFRNSMDKNDLLVFTNEIGSNSQWDGKVRGGCKYHVEGIYTWMTNNLGISSEDCQLVRKYDLKTDSITANIKFLQNYTLKFSQWGIDQTVEISQDEEITIWRHHKYQMPELTQELDTAGLQIVHSSSNKYLSHIMVICKPADCET; from the coding sequence ATGATCCCTAAAAAAACTTATAGTAATTCACAATCTTGTTCAGATGTTTCCCAGAATATAACTCGGATTGTAGAACCAAGTTTTGAGTTTTACTCTGTTTTTTCGCAAACAGAAGTTTTAGAGTTAATTAAGGCATTAGATGTTAGGCGAGAAATTCCTTTAAAATATGCTTACAAAGGTGGTGGTGCGAAAATTTGGCATAATTTTTATCAAAAATATATTATTCCTAAATGGTATCAACCAGCTAATGTAGAAATTGATTTATTACAGCAGAATTTTGCGTATATTACCGGGAGTTATCAAAGTTGCCAAAAAATCAATATTGTGGATGTAGGTGCTGGTAATTCTTATCCGGTCAAAAAGTTTATTTCTCAACTGAAGAAGTTAGGTAAAATTAATAAATATATAGCATTAGATATTAGTCAGGAACTCCTGAAGGTATCAAAAGCAAATTTTACTAAATGGTTTCCCAAAATTGATTTTGACAGTTGCACAGTTGATATAGAAAATAGTCCGATTTCTCCAGAGATTTTGGGAAATTTCAATTCTATGCAAATTAAGGATATAGCCAATATATTTTTACATTTAGGTGTGACAATTGGCAATCATCAAGACAGAAATAGAGTCTGGCAAAATTTCCGAAACAGCATGGATAAAAATGATTTGCTGGTCTTCACTAACGAAATTGGTTCTAATTCTCAATGGGATGGCAAAGTTCGCGGCGGCTGTAAGTATCATGTGGAAGGAATATATACATGGATGACAAATAATTTAGGTATTAGCTCGGAAGATTGCCAACTTGTCAGAAAGTATGATCTTAAAACAGATAGTATCACTGCAAACATCAAATTTCTGCAAAATTACACTCTCAAATTTAGCCAGTGGGGCATAGATCAGACTGTGGAAATTTCTCAAGATGAAGAGATTACTATTTGGCGGCATCATAAGTATCAGATGCCTGAACTTACCCAAGAATTAGATACCGCAGGTTTACAAATTGTTCACTCTAGTTCTAATAAATATTTATCACATATTATGGTTATTTGTAAACCTGCTGATTGTGAGACTTGA
- the gap gene encoding type I glyceraldehyde-3-phosphate dehydrogenase has product MTRVAINGLGRIGRAVLKIILNTSELELVAINEIIPPDNLAYLLKYDTVYGRYEKPVESNSNNLIISCKKYQVFNEKDPIKLPWDDLDIDIVFECTGIFTKKEQLEKHLQAGAKNVILSAPAKSEGIQTIVYGVNETPESERMVSCASCTTNCITPVVEVMGRRIGVKKAIMTTVHAYTSTQELVDRPHKKFTRGRAAAANIVPTTTGAAIATAQVLTQYANKFDGAAIRVPVTVGSIADITFLTERPTTVEEINNIFREETNNQRYQDVLGVSQDPIVSSDIIQDPRASIVDLSMTQVVDSDLVKIMSWYDNEWGYACQMVRQAQKMAKTSRPLQTV; this is encoded by the coding sequence ATGACGAGAGTAGCAATTAATGGATTAGGTAGAATTGGTAGAGCAGTTTTAAAGATTATCCTGAATACTAGCGAATTAGAATTAGTAGCTATAAACGAGATCATCCCGCCAGATAACTTGGCTTATTTATTGAAATATGATACTGTTTATGGTAGATACGAAAAACCCGTAGAAAGCAATAGTAATAATTTAATAATTAGTTGTAAAAAATATCAAGTATTTAACGAAAAAGACCCAATAAAACTGCCTTGGGATGACTTAGATATTGATATAGTCTTTGAATGTACAGGAATATTCACGAAAAAAGAACAATTAGAAAAACATCTGCAAGCCGGAGCTAAAAACGTGATATTATCGGCTCCAGCCAAGAGCGAAGGTATTCAGACAATTGTGTACGGAGTTAACGAAACCCCAGAGTCAGAGCGGATGGTTTCCTGTGCCAGTTGTACCACAAATTGCATTACTCCCGTCGTCGAAGTCATGGGCAGAAGAATCGGAGTAAAAAAGGCGATTATGACCACAGTTCACGCCTATACTTCCACTCAAGAATTAGTGGATAGACCGCATAAAAAATTTACCAGAGGTAGAGCTGCGGCTGCTAATATAGTACCAACTACAACCGGAGCAGCGATCGCCACTGCTCAAGTTCTCACCCAATACGCAAACAAATTCGACGGCGCAGCCATAAGGGTTCCTGTAACGGTCGGTTCCATTGCAGATATCACCTTTCTCACCGAAAGACCAACCACTGTCGAAGAAATCAATAATATTTTTAGAGAAGAAACCAATAACCAAAGATACCAAGATGTTTTAGGAGTTTCCCAAGACCCCATAGTTTCATCTGATATTATCCAAGACCCGCGCGCCTCCATAGTCGATTTAAGCATGACTCAAGTTGTCGATAGCGACTTAGTAAAAATCATGAGTTGGTATGACAACGAATGGGGTTACGCCTGTCAAATGGTTAGACAAGCCCAAAAAATGGCGAAAACCTCTCGACCTTTGCAAACTGTTTAA
- a CDS encoding transketolase, giving the protein MATQEQLHQWYELAQQLRVDSIRATTVAGSGHPTSSMSPADLMAVLLSKYFRYDFQNPDNPNNDRLIFSKGHAAPLLYSMYKAAGVINDEELRSLRRFGSRLEGHPTPILPWVDVATGSLGQGLPIGVGIALAGKYLDQLPYHTWVLLGDSETAEGSVWEAFDHAAHYTLDNLIAIIDVNRLGQRGQTELGWNTKAYAKRATAFGWQAIEIDGHDLTDIDQAYSAAVTVNDRPTVIIARTKKGQGVASLEDLGGWHGKALESEDAKRAISELGGERQIIISVDTPDDQAQPASIGNAQPLQLPKYDKSKKVATRRAYGDALVALGAAQPNVIALDAEVSNSTYAEDFAETYPERYFEMYIAEQQMVAAAVGLQVREYKPFASTFAAFFTRAYDFVRMAAVSRANIKLVGSHAGVSIGQDGASQMALEDLAAFRAVWSSTVLYPCDANQTAKLVAQMSDRNGIVYLRTTREKTPVIYEHGEEFPIGGSKIVRSSDQDQAAVIGAGITVHEAIKAYDRLKDEGITVRVIDAYSVKPIDVQTLHQAARDTEGNLVVVEDHWIEGGLGAAVLDAFAGTSNTPIYDGPQLQLIKLAVRDMPGSGTPEELLHAAKIDADAIVEAVKSQVRQPVGV; this is encoded by the coding sequence ATGGCTACACAGGAGCAACTGCACCAATGGTATGAATTAGCCCAACAGTTACGTGTTGATAGTATTCGCGCTACAACCGTTGCGGGTTCGGGTCATCCTACCTCGTCTATGTCACCGGCGGATTTAATGGCGGTTTTACTTTCTAAATATTTCCGCTATGATTTCCAAAATCCAGATAACCCTAATAACGATCGCCTGATTTTCTCTAAAGGTCATGCTGCACCATTATTATATAGTATGTATAAAGCAGCAGGGGTAATTAATGATGAAGAATTGCGATCGCTGCGCCGTTTTGGTAGTCGTTTAGAAGGTCATCCCACACCGATTTTACCTTGGGTTGATGTCGCCACTGGTTCTCTCGGACAAGGTTTACCCATTGGGGTGGGGATAGCTTTAGCAGGTAAATATTTAGACCAATTACCTTATCATACCTGGGTATTATTGGGTGATAGCGAAACAGCCGAAGGGTCAGTTTGGGAAGCTTTTGATCATGCGGCACACTATACCCTAGATAATTTAATTGCCATTATCGATGTTAATCGCCTTGGTCAACGGGGTCAAACTGAATTGGGTTGGAATACAAAAGCCTATGCTAAACGTGCTACAGCCTTTGGTTGGCAAGCCATTGAAATTGACGGTCATGATTTAACCGACATAGATCAAGCATACAGCGCGGCGGTGACAGTGAACGATCGCCCCACAGTAATTATTGCCCGCACCAAGAAAGGTCAAGGTGTGGCTTCCCTAGAAGATTTAGGCGGTTGGCATGGTAAAGCCTTAGAATCTGAGGATGCCAAACGAGCAATTTCTGAGTTAGGTGGTGAAAGACAGATTATAATTTCAGTGGATACACCTGACGACCAAGCACAACCAGCAAGTATTGGGAATGCTCAACCATTGCAACTTCCCAAATATGACAAAAGCAAAAAAGTCGCAACACGTCGAGCTTATGGTGATGCTTTAGTAGCATTAGGTGCTGCACAACCCAATGTAATTGCCCTGGATGCCGAGGTTAGTAATTCCACTTACGCCGAAGATTTTGCCGAAACTTACCCAGAACGCTACTTTGAGATGTACATTGCTGAACAGCAAATGGTAGCAGCTGCGGTGGGTTTACAGGTGCGAGAATACAAACCCTTTGCTTCTACTTTCGCGGCTTTCTTCACTCGTGCTTACGACTTTGTGCGGATGGCGGCTGTCTCTCGTGCCAATATTAAATTAGTGGGTTCCCATGCGGGGGTATCCATTGGACAGGATGGTGCTTCACAGATGGCTTTGGAAGATTTAGCCGCATTTCGGGCTGTGTGGAGTAGTACGGTACTTTATCCCTGTGATGCCAATCAGACAGCGAAATTAGTCGCCCAAATGAGCGATCGCAATGGTATTGTTTATCTTCGCACAACCAGGGAAAAAACACCAGTCATCTATGAGCATGGTGAAGAATTTCCCATTGGTGGGAGCAAAATTGTTCGCAGTTCTGACCAAGATCAAGCGGCGGTAATTGGTGCAGGTATTACTGTGCATGAGGCGATAAAAGCTTACGACAGACTGAAAGACGAAGGAATCACAGTCCGCGTCATCGATGCGTACTCAGTCAAACCCATTGATGTGCAGACATTGCATCAAGCAGCACGGGATACCGAAGGTAATTTAGTCGTTGTGGAAGATCACTGGATAGAAGGCGGACTTGGTGCGGCGGTGCTGGATGCCTTTGCAGGTACTAGCAACACCCCCATTTATGATGGTCCCCAACTGCAATTAATTAAATTGGCGGTACGAGATATGCCGGGTTCAGGGACACCAGAAGAACTACTTCATGCTGCCAAAATCGATGCTGATGCCATTGTGGAAGCTGTGAAATCGCAAGTCAGACAGCCAGTAGGAGTATAA